A single window of Streptomyces griseoviridis DNA harbors:
- a CDS encoding rhamnogalacturonan lyase, with translation MQHPHPHAYPHARPPRRRRAALSALTAATALVAAGLTALGTGTAEAATARQVEALDRGVVSVHTDSGNLISWRWLGTDPDAVSFNVYRAGTKVNATPITGSTNYFHSGAPNSADYTVRAVVGGVEQGDSVHAIQFRTGYKDVPISPPAGGTTPDGVAYTYEANDASVGDLDGDGQLEFVLKWQPTNAKDNSQSGYTGNTVVDGVKLDGTRLWRIDLGRNIRSGAHYTQFQVYDYDGDGKAEVAMKTADASVDGTGAVIGNASADYRNSSGYVLSGPEYLTMFNGQTGKAMGTVDYVPARGTVSSWGDSYGNRVDRFLAGTAYLDGARPSLVMARGYYTRTVIAAWDWRGGAFTRRWTFDTNSSTNTGKGYDGQGNHQLAVADVDADGKDEIVYGAMAVDDNGNALWTTKNGHGDAMHVGDLDPARAGLEVFKVDEDSSKPASYLADARTGAVVWSTPANGDNGRGVAGDIWAGSAGAESWSSADSGVRNPKGTVVASRKPSSTNFLSWWDGDTVRELLDATHIDKYGTSADTRLLTGSGVHSNNGTKATPSLSGDILGDWREEVVWPTTDNTALRIYSTPYETGTRITTLLHDTTYRTALAWQNTAYNQPPHPSFFIGDGMATAPRPTVYTP, from the coding sequence GTGCAGCACCCGCATCCGCACGCGTACCCGCACGCCCGTCCGCCCCGCAGGCGCCGCGCCGCCCTGTCCGCCCTGACCGCGGCGACGGCCCTGGTGGCCGCCGGGCTCACCGCCCTCGGCACCGGCACCGCCGAGGCCGCCACCGCACGGCAGGTCGAGGCCCTCGACCGGGGTGTCGTCAGCGTCCACACCGACAGCGGCAACCTGATCAGCTGGCGCTGGCTCGGCACCGACCCCGACGCCGTCTCCTTCAACGTCTACCGGGCCGGCACGAAGGTCAACGCGACCCCGATCACCGGCTCGACCAACTACTTCCACTCCGGAGCGCCCAACTCGGCCGACTACACGGTCCGCGCCGTCGTGGGCGGCGTCGAACAGGGCGACTCCGTACACGCGATCCAGTTCCGCACCGGCTACAAGGACGTGCCGATCAGCCCGCCGGCCGGCGGCACCACGCCCGACGGGGTGGCCTACACCTACGAGGCGAACGACGCCTCGGTGGGCGACCTCGACGGGGACGGCCAACTGGAGTTCGTCCTCAAGTGGCAGCCCACCAACGCCAAGGACAACTCCCAGTCCGGCTACACCGGCAACACCGTCGTCGACGGCGTCAAGCTCGACGGCACCCGGCTCTGGCGGATCGACCTGGGCCGCAACATCCGCTCGGGCGCCCACTACACGCAGTTCCAGGTGTACGACTACGACGGCGACGGCAAGGCCGAGGTCGCCATGAAGACCGCCGACGCGAGCGTCGACGGCACCGGCGCGGTGATCGGCAACGCCTCCGCCGACTACCGCAACTCCAGCGGCTACGTGCTGTCCGGACCCGAGTACCTGACCATGTTCAACGGGCAGACGGGCAAGGCGATGGGCACCGTCGACTACGTCCCCGCGCGCGGCACGGTGTCGTCGTGGGGCGACTCCTACGGCAACCGCGTGGACCGCTTCCTGGCCGGCACCGCCTACCTCGACGGCGCCCGCCCGTCGCTCGTCATGGCGCGCGGCTACTACACCAGGACCGTCATCGCGGCCTGGGACTGGCGCGGCGGCGCCTTCACCCGCCGCTGGACCTTCGACACCAACTCCTCGACCAACACCGGCAAGGGGTACGACGGCCAGGGCAACCACCAACTGGCCGTCGCGGACGTCGACGCCGACGGCAAGGACGAGATCGTGTACGGCGCGATGGCCGTCGACGACAACGGCAACGCGCTGTGGACCACCAAGAACGGCCACGGCGACGCGATGCACGTCGGCGACCTCGACCCGGCACGGGCCGGGCTCGAGGTGTTCAAGGTCGACGAGGACAGCTCCAAGCCCGCGTCCTACCTGGCCGACGCCCGCACCGGCGCGGTCGTCTGGTCCACGCCCGCCAATGGCGACAACGGCCGGGGCGTCGCCGGGGACATCTGGGCGGGCAGCGCCGGCGCCGAGTCGTGGTCGTCGGCCGACAGCGGGGTCCGCAACCCCAAGGGCACGGTGGTCGCCTCCCGCAAGCCGTCCAGCACCAACTTCCTCTCCTGGTGGGACGGTGACACCGTCCGCGAACTCCTGGACGCCACCCACATCGACAAGTACGGCACCTCGGCCGACACCCGGCTGCTGACCGGCTCGGGCGTCCACTCCAACAACGGCACCAAGGCGACGCCGTCGCTCTCCGGGGACATCCTCGGCGACTGGCGCGAGGAGGTCGTCTGGCCGACGACCGACAACACGGCCCTGCGGATCTACTCCACGCCGTACGAGACCGGCACCCGCATCACCACGCTCCTGCACGACACGACCTACCGCACGGCCCTGGCGTGGCAGAACACCGCCTACAACCAGCCGCCGCACCCGAGTTTCTTCATCGGGGACGGGATGGCCACCGCCCCGCGGCCCACGGTGTACACGCCGTAG
- a CDS encoding helix-turn-helix domain-containing protein, translating to MTAVVPKDASPAPLAVVPSEPGPGVGPLLRGWRRLRRVSQLELALRAESSARHISFVETGRSRPSAEMVLRLADHLDVPVRERNALLLAAGYAPRYPQTPLDDPALGALRDGLERLIRCYEPYPALVVDASYDVVAANGAIAALLTGVAEHLLQPPLNTMRLTLHPEGLAPRIRNLDEWRGHLLDQMRRQIALSRSEPLRALYDEVRAYPAPPSEPAGPAPEPPSPAARFALPMRIEHAGRVLSFVSSISTFNTPMDVTVAELAVETLLPADRETAAFLQGLPW from the coding sequence ATGACCGCAGTCGTGCCGAAAGACGCCTCCCCCGCTCCCCTCGCCGTCGTGCCGTCGGAACCGGGGCCGGGTGTGGGGCCGCTGCTGCGGGGCTGGCGGCGGCTTCGGCGGGTCAGCCAGCTGGAGTTGGCGCTGCGCGCGGAGTCGTCCGCGCGGCACATCAGCTTCGTCGAGACGGGCCGCTCCCGGCCGAGCGCGGAGATGGTGCTGCGGCTCGCCGACCACCTCGACGTGCCGGTCCGTGAGCGCAACGCCCTTCTCCTCGCCGCCGGTTACGCCCCGCGCTACCCGCAGACCCCGCTCGACGACCCGGCGCTCGGCGCGCTGCGCGACGGGCTGGAGCGGTTGATCCGGTGCTACGAGCCCTACCCGGCGCTGGTGGTCGACGCCTCCTACGACGTGGTCGCCGCCAACGGGGCCATCGCCGCGCTGCTCACCGGAGTTGCCGAGCACCTCCTCCAACCGCCTCTGAACACCATGCGGTTGACCCTGCACCCGGAGGGCCTCGCGCCGCGCATCCGCAACCTCGACGAGTGGCGCGGGCATCTCCTCGACCAGATGCGCCGCCAGATCGCGCTGTCCCGCTCCGAGCCGCTGCGCGCGCTGTACGACGAGGTCCGCGCCTACCCCGCTCCCCCGTCCGAGCCGGCCGGTCCCGCGCCCGAACCGCCGTCGCCCGCGGCGCGGTTCGCGCTGCCGATGCGGATCGAGCACGCGGGCCGGGTGCTGTCGTTCGTGTCGTCGATCTCGACCTTCAACACCCCGATGGACGTGACGGTCGCCGAACTCGCCGTCGAGACGCTGCTGCCCGCCGACCGGGAGACCGCCGCCTTCCTCCAGGGACTGCCGTGGTGA
- a CDS encoding cellulose binding domain-containing protein → MRRTRILTAVLALAAGLLAGTPPALAAESPAPTALAADTYTWKNARIDGGGFVPGIVFNRTEKNLAYARTDIGGAYRWQEATKTWTPLLDSVGWADWGHTGVVSLASDPVAPDKVYAAVGTYTNSWDPTNGAVLRSSNRGASWQKTDLPFKLGGNMPGRGMGERLAVDPNKDSVLYLGAPSGKGLWRSTDSGVTWSQVTNFPNVGTYVQDPSDTSGYASDNQGIVWVTFDESTGTSGNATRTVYVGVADTANSVYRSTDAGATWSRVAGQPTGYLAHKGVLDAKNGYLYLAYSDKGGPYDGGKGQVWRYATASGSWTNISPVAEADTYYGFSGLTVDRQHPGTVMATAYSSWWPETQIFRSTDSGSTWTKAWDYTSYPNRSNRYTMDVSSSPWLTFGANPQPPEQTPKLGWMTESLEIDPFNSDRMMYGTGATLYGTENLTKWDSGGTFTVKPMVQGLEETAVNDLASPPSGAPLLSALGDIGGFRHTDLTKVPSMMFTSPTFTSTTSLDFAESNPSTVVRTGDLDSGPHIAFSTDNGANWFAGSDPSGVSGGGTVAAAADGGRFVWSPAGTGVQYTTGFGSSWSASSGIPAGAVVEADRVDAKTFYGFKSGKFYVSSDGGATFTASAATGLPAGDSVRFKALPGTKGDVWLAGGASDGAYGLWHSTDGGASFTKLSGVEQADTIGFGKAATGASYQTLFTSAKIGGVRGIFRSTDKGATWTRINDDAHQWGWTGGAITGDPRVYGRVYVSTNGRGVVYGDTSDTGGGGGGGDGGGGTDPTPTGACAVTYKITNQWADGFQADVQLSNTGTSAWSSWSLGWSFTNGQRISSLWNADFTQSGTAVTAKNVAWNANVAAGSSVAFGFTGSWSGTNARPASFTLGGQTCAVG, encoded by the coding sequence GTGCGAAGAACCCGCATTCTCACGGCGGTGCTGGCGCTCGCGGCCGGTCTGCTGGCCGGTACCCCGCCCGCGCTCGCGGCCGAGAGCCCCGCCCCCACGGCGCTCGCGGCCGACACGTACACCTGGAAGAACGCCCGGATCGACGGGGGCGGATTCGTCCCCGGGATCGTCTTCAACCGCACGGAGAAGAACCTCGCCTACGCGCGCACCGACATCGGCGGCGCCTACCGGTGGCAGGAGGCGACGAAGACCTGGACGCCGCTGCTCGACTCGGTGGGGTGGGCCGACTGGGGGCACACCGGGGTGGTGAGTCTGGCCTCCGACCCGGTGGCGCCCGACAAGGTGTACGCGGCGGTCGGCACGTACACCAACAGCTGGGACCCCACCAACGGGGCCGTGCTGCGCTCCTCGAACCGGGGCGCGAGCTGGCAGAAGACGGACCTGCCGTTCAAGCTGGGCGGCAACATGCCGGGCCGGGGCATGGGCGAGCGGCTGGCCGTCGACCCGAACAAGGACAGCGTGCTGTACCTGGGGGCGCCCAGCGGCAAGGGCCTGTGGCGTTCGACGGACTCCGGGGTCACCTGGTCGCAGGTGACGAACTTCCCCAACGTCGGTACCTACGTGCAGGATCCGAGCGACACCAGCGGCTACGCCTCCGACAACCAGGGCATCGTCTGGGTCACCTTCGACGAGTCCACCGGCACCTCGGGCAACGCCACGAGGACGGTGTACGTCGGGGTCGCCGACACCGCGAACTCCGTGTACCGCTCGACGGACGCGGGCGCGACCTGGAGCCGGGTGGCGGGACAGCCCACCGGATACCTCGCCCACAAGGGCGTCCTCGACGCGAAAAACGGCTACCTGTACCTCGCCTACAGCGACAAGGGCGGCCCGTACGACGGCGGCAAGGGCCAGGTCTGGCGGTACGCGACGGCGAGCGGGAGCTGGACGAACATCAGCCCGGTCGCGGAGGCGGACACCTACTACGGCTTCAGCGGCCTGACCGTGGACCGGCAGCATCCGGGCACGGTGATGGCGACGGCGTACAGCTCCTGGTGGCCGGAGACCCAGATCTTCCGCTCCACGGACAGCGGTTCCACCTGGACGAAGGCGTGGGACTACACGTCGTACCCGAACCGGTCCAACCGCTACACGATGGACGTGTCGTCGTCCCCGTGGCTGACCTTCGGCGCGAACCCGCAGCCGCCCGAACAGACCCCGAAACTGGGGTGGATGACGGAGTCCCTGGAGATCGACCCGTTCAACTCGGACCGCATGATGTACGGCACGGGCGCCACGCTGTACGGCACCGAGAACCTCACCAAGTGGGACAGCGGGGGCACCTTCACGGTGAAGCCGATGGTGCAGGGCCTGGAGGAGACGGCGGTCAACGACCTGGCGTCGCCGCCGTCCGGCGCCCCACTGCTCAGCGCCCTCGGGGACATCGGCGGCTTCCGGCACACGGACCTCACCAAGGTCCCCTCGATGATGTTCACCTCCCCCACCTTCACCTCGACGACCAGCCTGGACTTCGCCGAGTCCAACCCCAGCACCGTCGTGCGGACCGGTGACCTCGACTCCGGTCCGCACATCGCCTTCTCGACGGACAACGGCGCCAACTGGTTCGCGGGCAGCGACCCTTCGGGCGTCAGCGGCGGCGGCACGGTGGCCGCCGCGGCGGACGGCGGCCGGTTCGTCTGGAGCCCGGCCGGCACCGGGGTGCAGTACACGACCGGCTTCGGCTCCTCCTGGTCGGCGTCCTCCGGTATTCCGGCGGGCGCGGTCGTGGAGGCCGACCGGGTCGACGCGAAGACCTTCTACGGCTTCAAGTCGGGCAAGTTCTACGTCAGTTCGGACGGCGGCGCGACCTTCACCGCCTCCGCCGCGACCGGGCTGCCCGCCGGGGACAGCGTGCGCTTCAAGGCGCTGCCCGGCACCAAGGGCGACGTCTGGCTGGCCGGCGGGGCGAGCGACGGCGCGTACGGCCTCTGGCACTCGACCGACGGCGGCGCGAGCTTCACCAAGCTGTCGGGCGTCGAGCAGGCCGACACCATCGGCTTCGGCAAGGCGGCCACCGGCGCCTCCTACCAGACGCTGTTCACCAGCGCGAAGATCGGCGGGGTCCGGGGCATCTTCCGGTCCACCGACAAGGGCGCGACCTGGACCCGGATCAACGACGACGCCCACCAGTGGGGGTGGACCGGCGGCGCGATCACCGGGGACCCGCGGGTCTACGGCCGGGTGTACGTGTCGACCAACGGCCGGGGCGTGGTCTACGGCGACACGTCGGACACCGGCGGCGGAGGCGGCGGGGGCGACGGCGGCGGAGGCACCGACCCGACGCCGACCGGCGCCTGCGCGGTGACCTACAAGATCACCAACCAGTGGGCGGACGGCTTCCAGGCCGATGTGCAGCTCTCCAACACCGGTACCTCGGCGTGGAGTTCGTGGTCGCTCGGCTGGTCCTTCACGAACGGCCAGCGGATCAGCAGCCTGTGGAACGCCGACTTCACCCAGTCGGGCACGGCGGTGACGGCGAAGAACGTGGCGTGGAACGCGAACGTGGCCGCGGGCTCCTCGGTGGCCTTCGGGTTCACGGGCAGTTGGTCGGGCACCAACGCGAGACCGGCGTCGTTCACACTCGGCGGCCAGACCTGCGCGGTCGGCTGA
- a CDS encoding SAM-dependent methyltransferase, which translates to MTAPDTAPAGPAPIDTRRPHPARVYDWWLGGKDNYPVDEELARRILAADPTAVRGARANRRFMRRAVRTAAEAGVRQFLDIGTGIPTEPNLHQVAQTAAAECRVVYVDNDPIVLRHAEALLQSTPEGGTDYVHADVRDPDTILRLAAESLDFDRPIALSLVALTHYLDDDTDDAHGLVARYVSTLAPGSFLILSQVTPDLNPEAIARATELFRRGGTPFHPRPLPEFYRFFTGLDLLGPGVIPVSGWRPEPEDVAAQAEGVVPVYAGVARKP; encoded by the coding sequence ATGACCGCACCCGACACCGCCCCGGCGGGGCCCGCCCCCATCGACACCAGGCGCCCGCACCCGGCCAGGGTCTACGACTGGTGGCTGGGCGGCAAGGACAACTACCCGGTCGACGAGGAGCTGGCCCGCCGCATCCTGGCCGCCGACCCCACGGCGGTGCGCGGGGCACGCGCCAACCGCCGGTTCATGCGGCGCGCCGTGCGGACCGCCGCCGAGGCCGGCGTCCGCCAGTTCCTCGACATCGGCACCGGCATCCCGACCGAGCCGAACCTGCACCAGGTGGCGCAGACCGCGGCGGCGGAGTGCCGGGTGGTGTACGTCGACAACGACCCGATCGTGCTGCGGCACGCGGAGGCGCTCCTGCAGAGCACCCCCGAGGGCGGTACCGACTACGTGCACGCCGACGTCCGCGACCCGGACACCATCCTGCGGCTGGCCGCCGAGTCCCTCGACTTCGACCGCCCGATCGCGCTGTCCCTGGTCGCGCTCACCCACTATCTGGACGACGACACCGACGACGCGCACGGCCTGGTCGCGCGGTACGTGTCGACGCTCGCGCCGGGCAGCTTCCTGATCCTCTCCCAGGTCACCCCCGACCTGAACCCCGAGGCCATCGCCAGGGCGACCGAGCTGTTCCGGCGCGGCGGCACCCCCTTCCATCCCCGCCCGCTGCCCGAGTTCTACCGCTTCTTCACCGGCCTCGACCTGCTGGGACCCGGGGTGATCCCGGTCTCGGGCTGGCGTCCCGAGCCGGAGGACGTGGCCGCGCAGGCGGAGGGCGTGGTGCCGGTGTACGCGGGGGTGGCCCGCAAGCCCTGA
- a CDS encoding nitrate reductase molybdenum cofactor assembly chaperone translates to MPSDAVLYQAAALCLTRPDDDLRARLPLLREAAPQLREFADHAALTPAAELAAHYARVFDSRHSLYLSRWRTDEVPDATHDPDGTDDPDGTDGPSLTRYAARYRAHGLEFAGAEPPDFLPAVLELAARTGETGLLTDHRAGLERLRARLTAFGTPYASVLDAVCAALPVGPTGPTGPVGPLRPPSEEGPPGPRRSPGARE, encoded by the coding sequence ATGCCGTCGGACGCCGTGCTGTACCAGGCCGCCGCGCTCTGTCTGACCCGCCCCGACGACGATCTGCGGGCCAGGCTGCCGCTGCTGCGGGAGGCGGCGCCGCAGTTGCGGGAGTTCGCCGACCACGCGGCGCTCACCCCGGCCGCGGAGCTGGCGGCGCACTACGCGCGGGTCTTCGACTCCCGGCACAGTCTGTATCTGAGCCGGTGGCGGACCGACGAGGTGCCGGACGCCACGCACGACCCAGACGGCACGGACGACCCAGACGGCACGGACGGTCCTTCGCTGACGCGCTACGCGGCGCGCTATCGGGCGCACGGGCTGGAGTTCGCCGGTGCGGAGCCGCCCGACTTCCTGCCCGCTGTACTGGAGTTGGCGGCCCGCACCGGTGAGACCGGGCTGCTCACCGACCATCGCGCGGGCCTGGAGCGGCTGCGGGCCCGGCTCACCGCGTTCGGCACCCCGTACGCGTCCGTGCTGGACGCGGTGTGCGCGGCGCTGCCCGTCGGCCCGACCGGCCCCACCGGCCCCGTCGGCCCCCTCCGCCCTCCAAGCGAGGAAGGGCCCCCCGGTCCCCGGCGGTCGCCGGGAGCACGGGAGTAG
- a CDS encoding class I SAM-dependent methyltransferase, with product MLDYDEEAIAYDTLRGGEPRASAAADAVLSLVPERAGRLLDVACGTGIVTRRLAAARPALRVTGVDLTDGMARRAAARLPGAVVRGDSRALPFPDAVFDAVTSVWLLHLLAGPAEMSAVIAECARVLRPGGVYVTTVDKAASHDVGSDIDAVLASRPRRPATDAAALVEEHALAHLLQPAGQTRFTGRGQGRSPRRTVADLRRGWFTTLPPGDPAAEPFAARLAALPDQERPRPDPEFILRAFRKQPRTERRP from the coding sequence GTGCTCGACTACGACGAGGAAGCCATCGCGTACGACACCCTCCGGGGTGGTGAACCCCGGGCCTCCGCCGCCGCCGACGCCGTGCTGAGCCTGGTCCCCGAGCGGGCCGGGCGCCTCCTCGACGTGGCGTGCGGCACCGGCATCGTCACCCGGCGGCTCGCCGCGGCCAGGCCCGCGCTGCGGGTGACCGGCGTGGACCTGACGGACGGCATGGCCCGCAGGGCGGCCGCCCGGCTGCCCGGCGCCGTCGTCCGCGGCGACAGCAGGGCGCTGCCCTTTCCCGACGCCGTCTTCGACGCGGTCACCAGCGTCTGGCTGCTGCACCTGCTCGCGGGGCCCGCCGAGATGTCGGCGGTGATCGCCGAGTGCGCCCGGGTGCTGCGGCCCGGCGGGGTGTACGTCACCACCGTCGACAAGGCCGCCTCGCACGACGTCGGCAGCGACATCGACGCCGTCCTCGCGTCCCGGCCGCGCAGGCCGGCCACGGACGCGGCGGCGCTCGTCGAGGAGCACGCGCTCGCCCATCTGCTCCAGCCGGCCGGGCAGACGCGTTTCACCGGCCGAGGACAGGGCCGCAGCCCCCGCCGCACGGTCGCCGACCTGCGGCGCGGCTGGTTCACCACGCTCCCGCCCGGCGACCCGGCGGCGGAGCCGTTCGCGGCCCGGCTCGCCGCCCTCCCCGACCAGGAACGGCCGCGCCCCGACCCGGAGTTCATTCTGCGGGCGTTCCGGAAGCAGCCCCGGACCGAGCGGCGGCCCTGA
- a CDS encoding 4a-hydroxytetrahydrobiopterin dehydratase, which translates to MPLKALSRQEVDARLAELPGWSVEGDRLTRAYDLGSHLAAAALVGDIARVQDELDHHSDLTLGYRTVTLAVNTHSAGDAVTEADIALARRVEALASGHGAT; encoded by the coding sequence ATGCCCCTCAAGGCCCTGTCGCGGCAGGAGGTCGACGCCCGGCTGGCCGAGCTGCCCGGCTGGTCCGTCGAAGGGGACCGGCTGACCCGCGCCTACGACCTGGGCAGCCACCTCGCGGCGGCCGCGCTGGTCGGCGACATCGCCCGCGTCCAGGACGAGCTTGACCACCACTCCGACCTCACCCTCGGCTACCGGACCGTCACCCTCGCGGTGAACACGCACAGCGCGGGCGACGCCGTCACCGAGGCGGACATCGCGCTCGCCCGCCGCGTGGAGGCGCTCGCGTCCGGCCACGGGGCGACGTGA
- a CDS encoding helix-turn-helix domain-containing protein — protein MSERRPAPTVGQVVLGKRLQELREAAGLKREEAAKVLRVAPATVRRMEMAEVALKIPYVQVLLTTYGVPDDEAADFVALAEDANQPGWWQRFHDVLPDWFSLYVSLEGAARIIRSYEPHFVPGLLQTEEYARAVMETGTVGQTGAEALERHVTLRMTRQRLLDRADPPHLWVIMDETVLKRPVSIRGEVMRDQLDKLLDLAERDRITIQVAEFADGPHPGTYAPFTLFRFAEPELPDMVFTEYLTGALYLDSRDEVSAHLEVLDHMTARAASAQRTRKILREYRENF, from the coding sequence GTGAGTGAGCGGCGTCCCGCGCCCACCGTTGGGCAGGTGGTGCTCGGCAAGCGGCTTCAGGAGCTGCGGGAGGCGGCCGGCCTCAAGCGTGAGGAGGCGGCCAAGGTCCTGCGGGTGGCTCCGGCGACCGTACGGCGGATGGAGATGGCCGAGGTCGCGCTGAAGATCCCGTACGTGCAGGTGCTGCTGACCACGTACGGCGTCCCCGACGACGAGGCGGCCGACTTCGTCGCGCTGGCCGAGGACGCGAACCAGCCGGGCTGGTGGCAGCGGTTCCACGACGTGCTGCCTGACTGGTTCAGCCTGTACGTCAGCCTGGAGGGCGCCGCCCGGATCATCCGCTCCTACGAGCCGCACTTCGTGCCGGGACTGCTCCAGACCGAGGAGTACGCGCGCGCCGTGATGGAGACCGGCACGGTCGGCCAGACCGGCGCCGAGGCCCTGGAACGCCATGTGACGCTGCGCATGACCCGGCAGCGGCTGCTGGACCGCGCGGACCCGCCCCACCTGTGGGTGATCATGGACGAGACGGTGCTGAAGCGGCCGGTGAGCATCCGCGGCGAGGTGATGCGCGACCAGTTGGACAAGCTGCTCGACCTGGCCGAGCGGGACCGGATAACGATCCAGGTCGCCGAGTTCGCGGACGGCCCGCACCCGGGCACGTACGCGCCGTTCACCCTGTTCCGGTTCGCCGAGCCCGAACTGCCCGACATGGTGTTCACCGAGTACCTGACCGGCGCCCTCTACCTCGACTCGCGGGACGAGGTCTCCGCGCACCTGGAGGTGCTCGACCACATGACGGCTCGGGCCGCCTCGGCCCAGCGCACCCGGAAGATCCTGCGCGAGTACCGCGAGAACTTCTGA